A window of the Nibribacter ruber genome harbors these coding sequences:
- a CDS encoding YdeI/OmpD-associated family protein: protein MPAGLTYTASIQRLPHLINTHYLEVTPEQIQQLGGKMKVRLLCTINGKLTFQGGLVALGNGSAYITLNKQRMQQLGVNYLDQVEVTLQKDTSPIGTPMPEELAEALHQDPEAASRFRALPDSLKRYLLQHVAGVKSSQLRIDRALLLLSNLKQLAPGKETFKNLLAK from the coding sequence ATGCCTGCTGGTCTTACCTATACCGCCTCCATTCAACGGCTTCCTCACTTGATAAACACCCATTACCTGGAAGTAACGCCAGAGCAGATTCAGCAACTGGGCGGAAAAATGAAAGTGCGGCTGCTGTGCACCATCAATGGCAAACTTACCTTTCAAGGCGGCCTGGTAGCGCTGGGGAATGGTTCTGCCTACATCACGCTCAACAAACAACGCATGCAACAACTGGGTGTAAACTACCTGGACCAAGTAGAGGTGACCTTACAGAAAGATACAAGCCCCATAGGTACACCCATGCCCGAAGAATTAGCCGAGGCTCTGCACCAGGACCCTGAGGCCGCCAGCAGATTCCGCGCATTGCCAGACTCTTTAAAACGCTACCTGTTACAGCATGTGGCCGGGGTGAAAAGCAGCCAACTGCGCATAGACCGGGCCTTACTGCTGTTGTCCAATCTCAAACAGCTGGCGCCGGGCAAAGAAACGTTCAAAAACCTCCTGGCCAAATAG
- a CDS encoding MBL fold metallo-hydrolase: MKKNLLLLSLASLLGFSQCQTAKVTGDAIPTRLGEITVQPVFHGSFAMNWNNKTILVDPYGGGELYKDIPAPDMILITDIHGDHLDLKTLEAINTHKAIIIAPQAVVEMLPEALKSKTIDLANGEDTTTMNVRVIAVPMYNLPETPDSRHPKGRGNGYILDFAGRTVYISGDTEDIPEMENLKGIDVAFICMNLPYTMDVDQAASAVLKFKPRVVYPYHYRGQSGLSDVGAFKKKVDAGKQKIDVRLRKWYPTE, encoded by the coding sequence ATGAAAAAAAATCTCCTACTCCTTTCCCTGGCCTCCTTGCTGGGCTTTTCACAATGCCAAACTGCCAAAGTCACCGGCGATGCCATTCCTACCCGCCTGGGTGAAATCACGGTACAGCCCGTCTTCCATGGTTCGTTTGCCATGAACTGGAACAACAAAACCATTCTGGTAGACCCCTACGGCGGAGGCGAGCTGTACAAAGACATCCCAGCCCCGGACATGATCCTCATCACTGACATTCACGGCGACCACCTGGACCTGAAAACCTTGGAGGCCATCAATACCCACAAGGCCATCATCATTGCGCCCCAGGCAGTGGTAGAGATGCTGCCCGAAGCCCTCAAAAGCAAGACCATTGACCTGGCCAACGGCGAAGACACCACTACCATGAACGTGCGCGTGATTGCCGTACCCATGTACAACCTCCCTGAAACGCCCGACTCCCGCCACCCTAAAGGCAGAGGCAACGGCTACATCCTGGACTTCGCGGGTAGAACAGTGTACATATCCGGTGACACAGAAGACATCCCCGAAATGGAGAACTTGAAGGGCATTGACGTGGCCTTTATCTGCATGAACCTTCCCTATACCATGGATGTTGACCAGGCTGCCTCTGCCGTTCTTAAATTCAAGCCGCGGGTAGTCTACCCATACCATTACCGGGGCCAGAGCGGCCTCAGCGATGTAGGTGCCTTCAAGAAGAAAGTAGACGCTGGCAAACAGAAAATAGACGTGCGCCTGCGTAAATGGTACCCCACTGAATAG
- a CDS encoding Gfo/Idh/MocA family protein, with protein MTHSFKNKTIRWGIIGCGDVTEVKSGPAFQKIPHSQLMAVMRRDGQKARDYAQRHGVPTWYDNAQALLHDPTVDAVYIATPPDSHFEFTLQVAAAGKPVYVEKPMALNFAQCQQMVEACEAAQVPLFVAYYRRCLPSFLKVKELIESGAIGDVRFVNVRLYHPPQPNLHPAILPWRLQPKIAGGGLFYDLASHQLDFLDYLLGPIRFASGQATNQAGLYPAEDLVMAQFHFGNGVLGTGTWCFTVDQTQFKDETEIIGSKGRITFPSFALTPVVLETPAGRQEFLLPPPAHVQQPFIQTIVNELRGESTCPSTGRTAMRTAWVMDQIMGR; from the coding sequence ATGACACACTCTTTCAAGAACAAAACCATCCGCTGGGGCATTATTGGCTGCGGCGACGTAACCGAGGTAAAAAGCGGGCCCGCTTTCCAGAAAATACCTCATTCTCAATTGATGGCGGTCATGCGCCGCGATGGTCAGAAAGCCCGGGATTATGCCCAGCGCCATGGCGTACCCACCTGGTATGACAATGCCCAGGCTCTTCTTCACGACCCCACCGTAGACGCTGTGTACATTGCCACGCCGCCAGACTCACACTTTGAATTTACTTTGCAGGTAGCGGCTGCAGGCAAACCCGTGTATGTTGAGAAACCCATGGCCTTGAATTTTGCCCAATGCCAACAGATGGTAGAGGCTTGTGAAGCAGCCCAAGTGCCTCTTTTTGTGGCCTATTACAGACGCTGCCTTCCCTCCTTCTTAAAAGTAAAAGAATTGATAGAAAGCGGGGCCATAGGAGACGTAAGGTTTGTGAACGTGCGCTTGTACCATCCGCCGCAACCCAACCTCCACCCAGCAATCCTTCCCTGGCGCTTACAGCCAAAGATTGCCGGCGGCGGCCTGTTTTATGACCTGGCCTCGCATCAACTAGACTTTCTGGATTACCTTTTAGGACCTATCAGGTTTGCTTCTGGCCAGGCGACCAATCAGGCTGGCTTGTACCCCGCGGAGGACCTGGTCATGGCGCAGTTCCATTTTGGGAACGGAGTTCTTGGCACCGGGACATGGTGCTTTACGGTAGACCAAACGCAGTTCAAAGATGAAACAGAAATCATTGGCAGTAAAGGCCGCATCACGTTTCCCTCCTTCGCGCTTACGCCCGTGGTGCTTGAAACGCCAGCAGGAAGGCAGGAATTTCTGTTACCTCCCCCAGCCCATGTACAACAACCCTTCATCCAGACGATTGTAAACGAACTTCGCGGCGAAAGCACCTGCCCCAGCACCGGCAGAACCGCCATGCGCACCGCCTGGGTCATGGACCAAATCATGGGCCGGTAA
- a CDS encoding UxaA family hydrolase — translation MLHRFLKIHPNDNVLVALTDLKKGETIEYDGAQISLVDDVQAKHKFAQYVIAAGEEILMYGSLVGKAVFDIPRGGVLTTENVKHQVHGFTGKTKTIGWTAPDVSKWANRTFMGYHREDGQVGTANFWLVIPMVFCENRNVDILKQAFLDELGFGQRDVYKSYVSQLVDLYQSGNTEAIDTLTLQKTSAPVQKRVFENVDGIKFLTHEGGCGGIRQDSDMLCALLAGYIHHPNVAGATILSLGCQNAQVNILESKIKALNPNFNKPVIVLEQQKEGTEEELMSKAIRQTFLGLIEADKIKRQPAPLSKLSIGLECGGSDGFSGISANPAIGHTSDILVALGGKTVLSEFPELCGVEQELINRCETEESAERFVSLMRAYAKAAEAVGSGFDMNPSPGNIRDGLITDAIKSAGAAKKGGNSPIVDVLDYPEYVTKPGLNLLCTPGNDVECTTALVGSGTNIVLFTTGLGTPTGNPITPVIKISSNTKLAERMPDIIDIDTGPVISGEKTIEEMGEDVLDFIIEVASGRIEAKEKVLQQDDFIPWKRGVSL, via the coding sequence ATGTTACACAGATTTTTGAAAATCCATCCGAATGACAACGTGCTGGTGGCACTGACGGATTTAAAAAAAGGCGAGACCATTGAGTATGATGGCGCGCAAATTTCGCTGGTAGATGACGTACAGGCCAAGCACAAATTCGCGCAGTACGTGATTGCGGCCGGCGAGGAGATCCTCATGTACGGGTCCCTGGTGGGCAAGGCCGTATTTGACATTCCCAGAGGCGGCGTGCTCACCACTGAGAACGTGAAGCACCAGGTGCACGGCTTCACGGGCAAGACCAAAACCATTGGCTGGACGGCCCCAGACGTGTCTAAATGGGCCAACCGTACCTTCATGGGCTACCACCGCGAAGACGGTCAGGTAGGCACCGCCAACTTCTGGCTGGTCATTCCTATGGTCTTCTGCGAAAACCGCAACGTAGACATCTTAAAGCAGGCTTTCCTGGATGAATTGGGCTTTGGTCAGCGCGACGTGTACAAGTCTTATGTATCTCAATTGGTAGACTTATATCAATCAGGCAACACGGAGGCCATTGACACCTTGACGCTGCAGAAAACTTCTGCACCGGTGCAAAAGCGCGTGTTTGAAAACGTGGACGGCATCAAGTTCCTGACGCATGAAGGCGGCTGCGGCGGCATCAGACAGGATTCTGACATGTTGTGTGCTTTGTTGGCCGGCTACATCCACCACCCTAACGTGGCGGGTGCCACCATCCTGAGCCTTGGTTGTCAAAATGCACAGGTGAACATCCTGGAAAGCAAAATCAAAGCCCTTAACCCTAACTTCAACAAGCCGGTTATTGTCCTGGAGCAGCAGAAGGAAGGCACCGAAGAGGAGTTAATGTCAAAGGCTATTCGTCAGACGTTCCTGGGCCTCATTGAAGCCGATAAAATCAAGCGCCAGCCAGCGCCGTTGAGCAAACTTTCTATTGGTTTGGAGTGCGGTGGTTCTGACGGCTTCTCTGGTATTTCGGCCAACCCGGCCATTGGGCATACCTCAGATATTTTGGTGGCTCTGGGCGGCAAGACCGTTTTGTCTGAGTTCCCGGAATTATGCGGCGTGGAGCAGGAGTTGATTAACCGTTGTGAGACCGAAGAGTCTGCCGAGCGTTTTGTGTCCTTGATGCGTGCTTATGCCAAAGCGGCTGAGGCCGTAGGTTCTGGCTTTGACATGAACCCTAGCCCGGGTAACATCAGAGACGGTTTGATTACAGATGCCATTAAGTCTGCGGGGGCGGCCAAGAAAGGCGGCAACTCTCCTATCGTGGATGTGCTGGACTACCCAGAATATGTGACCAAGCCCGGCTTGAATTTGCTTTGCACGCCAGGCAATGACGTGGAATGCACCACCGCTTTGGTAGGCTCTGGCACCAACATCGTGTTGTTTACCACCGGTCTGGGAACGCCCACGGGCAACCCTATCACGCCGGTCATCAAAATCTCCTCTAACACCAAGTTAGCAGAGCGCATGCCAGACATCATTGACATTGACACCGGGCCGGTTATCTCTGGTGAGAAGACCATTGAAGAAATGGGCGAAGATGTGCTGGATTTCATCATTGAAGTAGCCAGCGGCCGCATTGAAGCCAAAGAAAAAGTGCTTCAGCAAGACGACTTCATTCCCTGGAAACGCGGCGTGTCTTTGTAA
- the fbp gene encoding class 1 fructose-bisphosphatase yields the protein MNHALALPVGTTLDRFIHRKQEDFPYATGELSQLLRDIALAAKIVARDISKFDQDTVGQMGTENVQGEQQQKLDVIANIRFIRALRNGGEVCTIVSEEEEELIHTGNQHAKYIVAMDPVDGSSNIDVNIPVGTIFAVYRRLSEANADGTLEDCLQQGTQQVAAGYILYGASTMLVYSTGRGVNGFTYETSLGEFFLSHPDIKTPNMGSQYSCNEANVSSFPLGIQNYLAYCKSEKYSSRYIGSLVADFHRNLVKGGIYFYPGSTKNPGGKMRLLYECNPLAFLAEQAGGKATDGIERILDKQPKELHERCPLVIGSADMVDKVKKYMTL from the coding sequence ATGAACCATGCATTAGCCCTGCCGGTAGGCACCACTTTAGACAGATTCATCCACCGGAAACAAGAGGACTTCCCCTATGCCACCGGCGAATTGTCCCAGCTTCTGCGGGACATTGCCCTGGCCGCCAAGATTGTGGCCCGCGACATCAGCAAATTTGACCAGGACACCGTTGGGCAGATGGGCACCGAGAACGTGCAGGGCGAACAGCAGCAGAAACTGGACGTGATTGCCAACATCCGGTTCATCAGGGCTTTGCGCAACGGTGGCGAGGTCTGCACTATTGTCTCTGAGGAGGAAGAAGAGCTCATCCATACCGGTAACCAGCACGCCAAGTACATAGTGGCCATGGACCCCGTAGACGGTTCCTCTAACATAGACGTGAACATACCGGTGGGCACCATCTTCGCGGTTTACAGAAGGCTCTCAGAGGCCAACGCAGACGGCACCTTAGAAGACTGCTTACAGCAAGGCACGCAGCAGGTGGCCGCAGGCTATATTCTGTACGGGGCCTCTACCATGCTGGTCTATTCCACGGGACGGGGCGTGAACGGCTTCACGTATGAAACCTCGCTGGGGGAATTCTTCTTGTCACACCCAGACATCAAAACCCCCAATATGGGCAGCCAGTATTCCTGCAATGAGGCGAACGTGAGTTCCTTCCCGCTGGGCATCCAGAACTACCTGGCCTACTGCAAATCAGAGAAATATTCCAGCCGCTACATAGGCTCTCTGGTGGCAGACTTCCACCGAAACCTGGTCAAAGGCGGCATCTACTTCTATCCGGGCTCCACCAAAAACCCGGGCGGTAAAATGAGACTGCTGTATGAGTGCAATCCGCTGGCGTTTCTGGCCGAACAAGCCGGTGGCAAAGCGACGGACGGCATTGAGCGCATTTTAGACAAACAGCCCAAGGAGCTACATGAACGCTGCCCGCTGGTCATAGGGTCTGCAGACATGGTGGACAAGGTAAAGAAATACATGACGCTGTAA
- a CDS encoding LamG domain-containing protein — protein sequence MKQINLLVYSASLALAFTACTPQKPILWNVTPTGLAGQATTVLGNPTQGAGRNGAPAVAFDGVDDGFLIDHNAIAGVDEFTVEVIFKPNAAYPSNIEQRFLHIEDPANPNRRLLLELRLTQDNQWYADFFVKSDNGQLTLMDSTKTHPVNQWATMTLVYKDKKVTGYVNGRPEVTGNLEFLPLPASAKTAIGTRMDKRSWFNGEIETVRFFQTALMPKKYSDGLPTTTQ from the coding sequence ATGAAACAAATCAATTTACTGGTATACAGTGCAAGCCTGGCCCTGGCCTTTACTGCCTGCACTCCTCAGAAACCCATTCTCTGGAACGTGACTCCTACGGGACTGGCGGGCCAAGCCACCACCGTTCTTGGGAACCCAACGCAGGGCGCGGGCCGAAACGGGGCTCCGGCAGTAGCCTTTGACGGCGTAGATGATGGCTTTCTCATTGACCATAACGCCATTGCCGGCGTAGACGAGTTCACGGTAGAGGTTATTTTTAAGCCCAACGCCGCCTATCCCAGCAACATAGAACAACGTTTTCTGCACATAGAGGATCCAGCCAATCCCAACCGCCGTCTTTTACTGGAGCTGCGCCTCACCCAGGACAACCAGTGGTACGCCGACTTCTTTGTGAAATCTGACAACGGCCAGCTGACCCTAATGGACTCCACCAAAACGCACCCGGTAAACCAATGGGCCACCATGACGCTGGTGTATAAAGACAAGAAAGTAACCGGCTATGTGAACGGTCGGCCAGAAGTGACCGGCAATCTGGAGTTTTTGCCGCTGCCGGCCTCGGCTAAAACGGCCATTGGCACCCGCATGGACAAGCGCTCCTGGTTTAACGGCGAAATTGAAACTGTACGCTTCTTCCAAACCGCACTCATGCCCAAGAAGTACTCAGACGGCCTTCCTACAACCACCCAGTAA